The DNA region TGCTTTGACCTTTTTGTACGAATAAAGTGGGCTGGTGCATTGAAACTCTGCCAGGTTCTGTTTCCACCTCATGTCGAGTTTGTGTGATTGGTTTAGTTCACCACGCTGGACGAGTGTCTGGTGGTCAGTGAGCCGCTGGGGGTGGTGTTCATCGTGGGGACCTGGTGCAGTCCTGTCCAGATGTGTCTGGTGCCGCTGGTCGGGGCCATCGCAGCAGGTGCGGTTCTTAGAGTCcgtttttcttaaaaaaagcAGTAGGTCTGACAGCGACTGATCATCTTCATCCATTTGTGCAGGAAACTGTGCAGTCATCAGTCCGTCTGAGTGCACCACTCACACATCAGAGCTCCTCCATCGCCTCTTCCCTTTTTACTTAGACAATGTGAGTAAATTCAATTGAGCTGTGAGGATGGGCAGCCCAAGTTACAGTAAAGTCTTTATGTCTCTAAGAGTACCGTTTGTTAAGCTCATGCTGAGTTTTGAGTCATTACTTGGTAGATAAAATGATGGATTATGATGTTTTGTATTGTTATCCACCCATTACAGATAATGAGGTCAGATCAACCAAGAGCTACCAGCTTTGGTGGACACAGTCAGAATAAAACCCTTCTCTCTCACTTTGGCCCACAACAACCTGGCCTACTGACTAATTTGAATAAATCTCAAGATTGATCTGTGTGATTTACAAAGGGGGGATTTGTTTACAGATTTTTCTGATGAGATTTATAGAGGTtggatgtgtatttttttttctatttgtacacctattcatttatttatgggCTCAGTGCTGTTTGATGTATATGCTGTCATGTTCCAAATGTGTATGTGGGGGTTTTCAACACGGTCCTTTATGCTCAAGCTTGACaagtaatatttaaataaaatgtattttatcattataTATGATTTCCCTCTGATCAAAACTGACTGAACTGCTGCCTCACACATTATCATTTAGTAGATGTGCTATAATATTCCAGTCAAAGAGTAATGATCTGATCTAAAATTCTTGTTTCCTTAAGGAATGCTTCCATGTGATTCTTGCAGGCACAAGCGACTTGCCTGATGTTGTGGAACTTAAATTTGATCATGTCTTCTTTACAGGTAAACAGGAAATGACCTACAAATTAAAATTTCATGTACAttttatgaattattctcaaagTGTCAATGATGGTTTTTAATCCctacaggaagcagagaggaggggagcagAATAGCTCAGGCTGCAGCTCGCACTCTCACCCCTGTCACCCTGATTTTGGGAGGCAAGAATCCGTGTTATGTGGAccaacactgtgacatcaccaccacGGCACAGCGTGTTGCTTGGGCACGTTTTCACAATGCTGGGCAGAGCCTTGTGGCTCCGGACTACATCCTGTGCCACGCAGATGTCAAGGCACGGCTGGTGCAGGCCCTGAAGTGCTGCCTGATGCAATTCTACGGTAGTGATCCCAAAGAGTCCCGCAGCTTTGGCCGCATGGTCAATCTGGAGATCTTTAACCGTACAAGAGACGTGCTGTGGAGGTCGGGCAAGGTGGCTGTGGGTGGGCAGGTGATAGAAGCAGAGAAATATATTGGTAGGAGTCCTCTTAAATGAAATTCCTCAAAATAAATCCATGCAATGAATCTGATCCTGTCCTTTGTTCCACTTGAAGCCCCGACAATTTTGACAGAGGTGGCGGAATCCGACTCCATCATGCAACAGGATGTCTTTGGTCCAGTTCTCCCTGTTCTGGCTGTAAACGATGTGGATGAGGCAATAACCTTCATTAACAAGCAAGAGAAACCCCTCTGTGTGTATGCATATTCCACCAACACTGAGGTACATGGCAACAATTAAAGCTAAAGCTCTGCATTGAATGGCCAGCATGCATTCTGACAATATGCGGACCTTCCTGGCGATGCAGGTTATTTCGAGACTAATGAGTGAGACTTCCAGTGGAAGCTTTTGCTCCAATGACAGTGTCCTGCAGAGTCTGATGGTGGCTCTGCCTTTTGGTGGAGTAGGTAAGTCTGTTGCATCACATATTAATTGTTGGATAATGTTGCCCTGCAATCTATCCACtctaataaacacatttttgacaGGTGCCAGTGGAATGGGATCCTGCCATGGCCGCTACAGCTTTGATACCTTCTCCCACAGGAAATCCTGCCTGCTCCGAAGCACACGGTTTGAGTGTGTCACCTATCTGCGTTATCCACCCTACGAGGACCGCAATCTGTCTCTAATGGCATGGGCCAGCACCTTGTCCCAGAAGAGCCAGGGCTGGTGCCAGATCCTGTGACTGTGTGGGAGGGCGCTGACACAACCATGTTGAAAGACAAGCAAGTGCCTTCTAGGTTACTGTATTAAAATGAATGAGAAAAATCTGCATTGTAGTTTAATCTCGGTGTGGAATGACAATTGCAACCGACAAGAAAAGGTgtctaaattattttattattctctgGACTCCTGAGAACAGCAATAACTGTACATCAACTAAAAGCCCATATTTGAGGACATATTAACTGTGCAAAATGAAATACCAGGAAAACCAGTAATTTTGTATTGGCTGATTGGTTTAATATTTTCCAACTGTTGAGTTTATTATGACCTAAATTATCATGTCCAGTTAAAATGATTTGCATTCAAATAAGACACACTATTTGATACCTTGAGCATATTTATTAACATATTTACAATAGTAAATACAAAGTGTCTGCATCAACCATCCAAAAAAACATCTTTCCCTTCATCCTCATGTGACACTGGTCATTCAGGTCTTTTGTAGATTGTCTCCTCACTGCCTTCTTTCATGGCTGCATATCTGGCCACCGTGAACAGGTAGTCGCTCAATCTGAGTGAAAATGATGGGACATGTTATTAATCGTGTGGTGGAGGAACCATGTTGTCATATTAATTCTAAAGCACAAGTTGACTGACCTGTTCAAAAACTTGGCTACATCTGGATCTGCCTCGCCTGAGCGCACGATTGGAGCAACGCTACAACAAGAACACAGAGATGTcagaggcagaaaaataaaaaaagaataattcaaCGCATTCAAGATGACACTACAACTGAAACTGACCTTCTCTCTGCTCGCCGACAGACCGTCCGAGCCAAGTGCAAAGCTGCGCTGCTCTTGCCTCCAGACTGTGAAATGGAAAGCATGAGTGTCGGCAAAACAGGAAAATCTGGATTCAAAATAATTACATGTAAAACAGATGCACAAGTGGGCTTACAGGTAAAATGAAGTTGGTCAGTGGAGGGAGCTCTTTTGTAAAGTTGTCAATCCAGGTTTCCAGGTCTGTAATTGGCTGAGCACTAAATTGTGTTTTCTCTATCAAAAAGACAATaggaaagaaaaaaacgcaaattaTGAGGGCAAAAGACACAATGAATTTATAGTTTTTCCTGGATAGATTGGCCCACACGAGCATACTTGTGTGACTTTCTCTGGCAGATGATCGTGGGGTGGCGATATTTGAGCCCACGTCCTGTAAAATGCACTGTATCTGCAATCAAAGGAAAAAGTGTCAGAAATATAATTTCTAAAAATGGAATATTTCAGCAagcaattaaataaatacaacatgaaaATCAGACCTTGTCCAGTTGATATGTAAACGTGTGGCCTTTGTCAAGGCAAAATTCTCTGGCCAGGCTGTAATGcacaatacaatacagtaaacTCAAGTGATGCAAACAACaggttttaaaacacatgtgACATTTGAACAGTTGAAAATTTACCCTATAGCTGATGACAGCTCATCTGCATTTCCTAAGGCTTGAAAAATATGATCCTCCTTTGGCCTCCTCTCTCCAGTATATGTGCTTGAGAAACCTTTATAGCAAGAAGAGGTCAACTCATTAAAGAACTATTGACTATAACGGCATAATAATCTGCACTTTATTTTGTCGTAATACATTTGACAGCAAACCTTTGTCTCCAGTCTTGGTGTATATTTTGGGTATCTTAGTGTCTCCTTCTGTGGAATAACTGGAAAAGGCCGGAATGGAGAATAAATAGTGGGGCCGAGATAAAATTACATTCCACATGTATTTGATGTATATCAGAGGATATAAGCTGCACAGAagcatgataatatatatttgtgtcattGGGTCTTTTAACCTCCAGTTTTACACAGCACCCCAGCTCAAAATAAAGAATCATGCTATTTGTGCTAGAATGGTGCAAATCTTAATGATCTACTGTAAACAATCTGTATAATAGTATATACAAACTGTGCAGGTTATATCATCTGCTGCAAGTATAATAGTGGAAGTTGAAAATATACagattataatgttttattttacatttaagtaCATGTGAATAGTGTCCTCAGCCACTGAGACTTCTACACGAGGATCTAATGTTTATATACACATGTGTCCTTGTGTAGCAGCTAGCCAGCACTTAGCTTCATCACAGACAGTTACATCAGGGGCTTCAACGCTTCGCACAAGCATTTGGACAAAGAGCCCGGATGTAGAACTACCTCCGGTGTGGACACAGTGTCCTCCTGGTCCGGGGCTCAGCCAGGAGTCTTCCTGTCCGCACCACACAGCGCAGGTAAGCCGGTTTGACGATAAACGAAGCCATAGTTCgagctaactgctaacagctAAGGGTGTACGATCATCGGTGATGACTTTTGTCCCTCGGTGAAGCCCGTAGCTTGTGGGCGTTTCCTTTTTGGTCGCATGGTTGGTCAACTCACCGGGTGGTGGGAGGGTACCGGACGCTGATTGGCTAGAAGTACATAGGTTCGAGGAGTAGCCGCTGCTGATTGGATGCTCCAGACCAAACCCCCGTCCGTGTGTCAGATGTGTTTTCAGCATGCTATGTCTATGTCGCTCCCTCTTCTTTCAGCATCTCATCCTAACATCTCCTTAGATTGTTCAATGCGTCTCTAAACTCTTTATATCCATTGAGGTGAAGCTCGGAGGGGAGGGGCCGAGCTGTCGACTGCCTGTTGCTGCTCCGGAGGATTAGCAGAAGCTAAAGGTGGCTAAGCTAGCTAATAATAACACCACGGCCAGTGACACATTGAGCTCCGGGCACGTTTTGGGATTCCTCGCTTCTCCTTCGCGTGTCTCGCCGCAGAGATGCAGGTCAGTGACTGCTTCGTGTCCGCGCCCGGGAAGGCCATCCTGCACGGAGAGCACGCCGTGGTGCACGGAAAGGTAACAGGACGAGAGTGGATCTAACTCTGATGACTTTAAGTTTTCCACCTAATGTCGAGTTTGTgtgggagacactgggagacaggaggagacagtgggagacaggaggagacactggaagacaggaggagacagtgggagacactgggagacagtgggagacaggaggagacactgggagacagtggtagacactgggagacagtgggagacaggaggagacagtgggagacactgggagacaggaggagacactgggagacagtAGTAGACAttgggagacagggggagacaggaggagacaggaggagacactgggagacaggaggagacactgggagacaggaggaaacagtgggagacagtgggagacaggaggagacagtgggagacaggaggagacactgggagacaggaggagacagtgggagacagtgggagacagtgggagacaggaggagacagtgggagacactgggagacaggaggagacactgggagacaggaggagacactgggagacaggaggagacagtgggagacagggggagacactgggagacactgggagacaggaggagacactgggagacaggaggagacaggaggagacactgggagacaggaggagacagtgggagacaggaggagacactgggagacaggaggagacacgggtagacagggggagacagtgggagacaggaggagacagtgggagacagagggagacacggggagacagtgggagacagtgggagacaggaggagacactgggagacactgggagacaggaggagacaggaggagacagagggagacagtaggagacagtgggagacacggggagacaggaggagacaggaggagacagtggaagacaggaggagacagtgggagaaactgggagacaggaggagacaggaggagacagtgggagacaggaggagacactgggagacactgggagacagtgggagctgggagacaggaggagacagttggagacactgggagacagggggagacagtgGGTGACActgggagacagggggagacaggaggagacagggggagacactgg from Limanda limanda chromosome 5, fLimLim1.1, whole genome shotgun sequence includes:
- the aldh3b2 gene encoding aldehyde dehydrogenase family 3 member B1, translating into MSSRPSPSPARWFKVLRRTRLGEPCLKTFPLECVDLLRRARVAFQAGRSLKENFRLAQLEAVVQMLEEHECDFVDSLRRDLHKPRFETVVSELMLVKNEALHAINNLKKWMQPQHVERNLFTTLDECLVVSEPLGVVFIVGTWCSPVQMCLVPLVGAIAAGNCAVISPSECTTHTSELLHRLFPFYLDNECFHVILAGTSDLPDVVELKFDHVFFTGSREEGSRIAQAAARTLTPVTLILGGKNPCYVDQHCDITTTAQRVAWARFHNAGQSLVAPDYILCHADVKARLVQALKCCLMQFYGSDPKESRSFGRMVNLEIFNRTRDVLWRSGKVAVGGQVIEAEKYIAPTILTEVAESDSIMQQDVFGPVLPVLAVNDVDEAITFINKQEKPLCVYAYSTNTEVISRLMSETSSGSFCSNDSVLQSLMVALPFGGVGASGMGSCHGRYSFDTFSHRKSCLLRSTRFECVTYLRYPPYEDRNLSLMAWASTLSQKSQGWCQIL
- the mmab gene encoding corrinoid adenosyltransferase isoform X1, with product MTQIYIIMLLCSLYPLIYIKYMWNVILSRPHYLFSIPAFSSYSTEGDTKIPKIYTKTGDKGFSSTYTGERRPKEDHIFQALGNADELSSAIGLAREFCLDKGHTFTYQLDKIQCILQDVGSNIATPRSSARESHTKKTQFSAQPITDLETWIDNFTKELPPLTNFILPSGGKSSAALHLARTVCRRAERSVAPIVRSGEADPDVAKFLNRLSDYLFTVARYAAMKEGSEETIYKRPE
- the mmab gene encoding corrinoid adenosyltransferase isoform X2, with the protein product MASFIVKPAYLRCVVRTGRLLAEPRTRRTLCPHRSYSTEGDTKIPKIYTKTGDKGFSSTYTGERRPKEDHIFQALGNADELSSAIGLAREFCLDKGHTFTYQLDKIQCILQDVGSNIATPRSSARESHTKKTQFSAQPITDLETWIDNFTKELPPLTNFILPSGGKSSAALHLARTVCRRAERSVAPIVRSGEADPDVAKFLNRLSDYLFTVARYAAMKEGSEETIYKRPE